GCCGTTTTGCTCACGGGACTCGTACTCTTCGTGGCGGGGTGTTCCGGTGGCCTTATCCAGGACTCTGAGACCGTGCATCAATCCATAGGACCACAAGCGCTATTCAACGTCGTCTGGCAGGTCGAGGATATCGACAGGGGAGGCATCGTCGACAGCTCCCATATAACCATGCAGATGTCATCTGAGGGCCGTATAGCCGGCTCCACCGGTTGTAACCAGTACTTCGGCACTCTGACCCTGGGACAGACTGCGTTTGAGGTCAATGGCGCCGGTAGCACGCGCCGGGCCTGTGCCCCGGCGATCATGCAACAGGAAACGCGGTTCCTGCAGGCACTGCAGGATGCTCGCCGTTACAAAATGGATGGCGATTTCGTGCGTCTGTACGACGAATCCGGTGATGAACGCATGCGGATGATTCGAACAAACGAGGAACCTGCGTCGTAGGCAGCAGCACGTTGTGATATCCACTGTATGCGCGTTGGACACTGCAAGACCTCTTCCACTCCCGTAAGTTCGAATGGCATAACCGTGGACCTTGCAACCGGCAATCTCTTGCTCGCGCCCTGGGGTGACTCCAGCGAATCAGTCGCCTGGGATATTGACGAGCAGCGCTTCTCGACAATCGGAACGCTGGTCGGTGGTGGCAATTTTGACGGTATCGAAGTTGTCGGAAAAAAATCATCACTGCGAGCCGGATGGATAACAGCCTTCACTTTATGGAGGAGGGCTCGGATCGACTGGCAGTGGAATTACCCGGCAAGCCAGCGGATAACGGTATCGATACAAGACGCAACAGAGTTGCCGTGCCGTACGTTGCATTGAATAGGGTGGATATTATTCAACTCGAGGACTAAGCGGCGAAAGGGTTTGAACGTCAGCGTGAGAAACCAGCGAACCCCCGCACAGAAATATCATGACCGAAGTCGTTAGAGCAAAGCATGAAAAGAATCACGTTCAGCGTTGAAGACAGGCGTAGATACAATCCCAACTGTGAATCGTCAACAGTGAATATCCTGATCGATGACAAACCTTTGGCAGAAATTCTGCGGGCATATGAGTTGCCAATGGCCACCAAGGAAGGACATCCGGCACTTGCCGGCGACTACCATGCCATCGAAGTAATGGCGTCTCTGGAAGATTACTACCTAGGCAAAGCGGAGGCCGATTGGGGCGATGAAGAAAACAAAACCCAGCTCCTCGGTTGCAGTTGCGGAATTGCGGGTTGTTGGCCGTTGCTCTGCAAAATCAACGTGCAGGGCGATACCGTAGTTTGGTCAGAGTTTGAACAACCGCACAGAGACGAGGACTGGGACTACTCGGCATTTGGCGTTCTTGAATTTGACAAGCAGCAGTACCTGGAAGCTGTACAAGCCATGCAAAATTTATAGCGAACAGAGGAAACGCTTGTGGTGGGTCGCTTTTGCGTTGCCCACACTTACCACTTCTTGGTGGAAACAGACGCAGAGGACCAGTGACCATTCCCGGCAGCGTTGCCGACCTGTCGCTGCTGCCTTAATCAACCAGCCCGGCCGCCGCCGGTGTCATCTGCGCATTGCTGTGTGCCGCACCGGGAACATCAACCTTCCGCCAGTTGAATTTCACGCCGAAGCGCTCGGCTGTGGACTTTGCGACGTCGTACATCGTTGCGCCACGGGCGTAGCGATGCGGACCTTGCTGCTGCGCTTCCGGTGACTTGCGAAGATTCGCTTGCTCGGTATCAATATCCGCATCGCCAAGCAACAGAATTACGTCTTTGCCAAGCGCTTCGCGAATGACGCTGCCCTCAATATGCGCGCCGTCCAGTCCGTAGGGGTAGGCAACATCAAAGTCGGGCAATGTGTACCAGCCGGCATTCGCAGCAATTGCCCGTGCAACCCGGGCACCCGGCTTGTAGTAAAGGAAACGATGCACGAACTGCGCGCCTGCCGAATGGCCGTAGAGCGTATAAGCTGCTTGGTCTGTGCCGAGTGCGGCGGTGATTTGGTCAAACAGCGGCTCTATGGCAGAAAACGTCCATTGACTCTCCGGCCGTAACCGGCCGGTGTCTTGGTCGAAAACGTGGCCAAGGTTGTATCGCCAGGAGCCGGAGAAATCGACAGCATTGAACTCCGGAACAACGACTACAAACCCGTGAGTTTGACCTTGCAACTGCCAGTGCGTGAAGTAGTTGTCGACAGTACGGCTGGCGCCGTGCATTACGATCACTATCGGCGTTGAGTCCTTAACTTTTTCAGGAGTGTACACACGCACTTCCAAATCCGGTCCGGCCCAGTCACTGAACGTGAACTGGCTGCTGCCGACCGGCAGTGTTCTCAGCTCGTCGGCCTGAGCAAACGACGCCAACAACACAAACAAAACCAAAGCTATCCGATCGGGCACGCCCATTTTTTTTATCAACATAGCTTGTCTCTGTAAGCTTCAATCGCGTCAGTATACTTTGACACCATCCTTTGTAGATGGCGCCAGAGATGAGAGACTTATTGCTCCAGGAATTAGAAGTATGCAATGCCAATCCACGTAACAGTTGTCGGCGAGAATCAAAGAAGCCGGCAATACGACCAATCCAGGCAACCGGGTAAATGTTAGCTATCGATGGCTATTTCTCTGACCCTCTCACGACCACCCCGGCCCGAAGGCTAATTCCATGACCAACCCCCAACTTCTGATCTTCGCCCTACTTGCTGCAATGATGGGGCTGTTCCTGTGGGGGCGGTTACGCCATGACGTAGTGGCGCTGGCTGCATTGCTGACCTGCGTGATAGTGGGACTGGTGCCGGCAGAGGCAGCTTTTTCGGGCTTCAGCCACCCGGCAGTAATCACGGTGGCCTGTGTGTTGGTGCTCAGCCAGGCCTTGCGAAATACGGGTGCCGTGAACTGGCTGGCGCGCACCATCGTGCCGCGCGACGGTGGACGCCTGGTGACCATGGCGACGCTGATCGGACTGGGTGCTGCGCTGTCGGGCTTCATGAACAATGTCGGCGCAATGGCGCTACTTATGCCGATCGCAGTGCAGCTGTCGGGCCGGTTGGGCCTGACGCCAGGGCAGATCCTGATGCCGCTTGCCTTCGGCACCATTCTGGGTGGCATGACCACGCTCGTGGGTACGCCGCCCAACTTGATCGTTTCCGGCTTCAGGGAACAAGCAGGGCTGGGGCAATTCGCTATGTTCGACTTCGCGCCGGTGGGTGTGGCGGTTGCGGCCGTGGGCGTCATCTTCGTCGTCACCATCGGCTGGCGTCTGGTGCCGGCACGCAAATCCGACATTGGTGACGACTTTGACACTGGCGCCTATCTGACGGAGGTGCGCGTACCGGAGGATAGCAAGGCTATCGGCATGACCTTGCGAGCCTTCGAATCCGAGATTGAAGACGGCGGTGTACAGATCGTCGGTCTCGTTCGCAACGAGGTCCGCATGACCGCACCGCACGGCGGGCGGCACGTCCGCGCGAAAGACGTCCTGGTGTTGCAGGCCGATGTTGATGCATTGGCGGTGGCGCTGTCGGTCTTCGGCATCAAGTTGGAGGAAGAGAAAGCCTTATCAGAAAGCCAGGACCAGACGGCAGACAACGCGCCCACAGACGCACCGGAAATACCCGGGAGTAGCGTCGGGAAATCAGAAGCCGAGACTCAGGAAGCCGATGAGAGCGATGAGCGAGGCGAGGAGATCGTGCTACGGGAACTGGTCGTGCTGCCGGGCTCGACCATCGTCGGCCGTTCCGGCAGCGACCTTCAGCTGCGTACTCGCTATGGGCTTAATCTGCTGGCCGTATCAAGGGAAGGGCACCCGCCCGAGGCCCGACTGCGTAAACTGAAGTTGAAGTCAGGCGATCTCTTGCTGACGCAGGGCCCGGCCGAGACGATTGCTGAGTTTATTAATGAAACAGGCTGTGTGCCGCTGAGCGAACGCGACCTGCGTATCCCCGACAAGCGCATGGCCGTGATCTCCGGGGCGATCATGCTAGGGGCGATAGGCATTGTTGCGCTGGGACTGCTGCCTGCCGCCGCAGGCTTTGCACTCGGGGTTCTGGCCTCAATGCTTTTTCGCACGTTACCGTTGCGGCAGATTTATACCGCAATCGACTGGCCGATAATCGTGTTGCTTGCAACCCTGATACCGGTTGCAGGCGCAATGCAAACAACCGGAGCCGCTGATCAGCTGGCGCGGTTTCTTGTAGAGAGCGTCGCACAGGGCAATCCCATCATCGCCCTGGCAGTGGTGTTGATTACGACCATGTTCCTGTCAGACGTTATGAACAACGCGGCCACTGCGGCCATCCTGTGCCCGATCGCGCTTGGCATTGCCGCAACGCTTGGTGTGAACCCGGACAGTTTTCTTATGGCGGTGGCGATTGGCGCCTCCTGTGCATTCCTCACACCCATAGGGCATCAGAACAACACCTTGATCCTTGGTCCCGGCGGGTTCCGGTTCGGCGACTACTGGAGGTTGGGCTTGGTGGTAGAAGTTCTGGTGGTCGCGGTTAGCATGCCGTTGCTTTTGATCGTCTGGCCGCTATAAAAACTTCTCGCGCGTAGCAAAAAGAAAACCGCTTAGTAGCAATGGTGACTTTAGAACTGAGTGGGTTGTAATTTCGACGGTCCTGCGTCTTCAGTAGAACTGCAGACCGCGTATAACGATAGAAGTAAATATCCGTCCAGCCAGCCAGTTGATAGCCATCAATTCATTGACAGCGTGGTATAGCTTTTGCGTTTTTCTCGCCGTAGTAAAAAGTTTGATTACGTTCTCGATAGTCTGGTGTGCTTGGCGATGGCCGAGAGTCGAGTCTGGTTAGCTAAATAAACCGACAGAGTTCAGGTCAGCACTAGCCTTTGCCAACATCGACAATCATAGCTGAATGGTCGGAAAGTCCCGCTTTCCGAACTTCATGATTGTAGCCAACCGATTCTATTCTCATATTCAATCGGGGAGAGGCGAACGCATGATCCAGCCGGAATCCGTTTCCGACGTTGCTGAACCATGAGAACTCTCTCGCCGTCTCATTTCTACTGCGCCAGGTATCGATCCAACCCAAACCCTCCAGCCTGTCGAAGTATTCGGTGCAGTGAAAAGTTTTCTCACGCTCATCGACGAAATGGCGACCAGTATTGAAGTCCCCAATTAGGAGTGACTGCTCAACTAACACACCAGAATCAAGTCCGCATATAGCGTCAAAAACATTCGCTTTCTCTCTATTTTGCGGGAAATAGAACCCGAGGATATTTATGCCTTCAACGCGAACCCAAGAACAACGATGTGCCTCATCGCCAAGTGAGTCGAGCTGCCTTTCTTCGAATGGTGTCCGAGAGCACAGCAAGACCGTATTCAATCTTGCCGGTGTTGAGACGTCGGAGAAATAAAATAGACCAGCGCGCTCCATCACATGTTTAATATGCGCACCAGTTGGCCCGTTTCGATATTCCGTAATGATTGCGATATCGGGCGAAAGCGACACCAATTGTTCGGCAAAGCTGCGCGCTCGATCGCCTCCGCCATGCCTAACATTCCAGGTGATGATCCGCATAATCTTGTGCGTCGCGATTGATATAGGTCAATAACCGAATGCTAGTCGATTGCCACATTCCGAGCTATTTCATACGAAACGACGAAGGTAATCGCGCGGGACGTTAAGCTTACGCGCGGGATAGGCCTTTGACTTGAAACCTGTCAACAAAAATCTCTAGTTTCCAAACGCGCATCCCCCCTCATATACACATAATGTATATTACAAGCGTAGTTTTCGACGCAAATCGTGACTAGAAATCATACAGTTACACCGTCCACCGATCGGGCGTTCTGTCTCTTCAATTAGGTAAGTCAAATACGAAGACTTGAGACTGGCAACCAAGGACGCAGTTCTTCATCTCGACATTTGTTGAGTCTTCCGAGATATGAAGTAGCCTGCCTGTTGGCCCAACAAGCTCGCGCACAAAATTCTCGACGAGTTCCGAGAAAGCTTGGTAGTTCCAATTGCCCTGGTAGCAATTCGGAGGCCCAACTTCGAAGGGATCGCCAAATTGAGTTCCCCAAGGCTGCGCTAAGTCGACTGAACAATTTGGAATGTCAAAACAAACTCGATTGTCGGCGTTCGCAATTTGCAATCGAAATCGGGCGGTCATTTGCAACCTGGATTGGTTGTCACCCGAGAAATGCATGTCGTGAACAACTATCTCGTAGAATTGAACTGCTGCTTTCATTTCGATGCTCCAGCTATTTCGTCGAGTCAGCTTAATCTTACAGGAATTCCAGTCATGCTTATCCGCAATTCGGGGAATTAGCTAAGCCGAAGAGGGCGCTGAAAGACTGGCCATAGGTACTAGGCGACGTTGTCCATTTGCTCGAGTAACTCCCGATATTTCTGGCTATCGGCCTCGGATAACGCATGCCAAAGTAATCCGACCATCTGAAAATGACTAGGCCGAACGACCTTGCCACAGTTATCAATAAGCTGACCTTTGACGCATCGAAAATCCTTCCAGGCCTCGTCAAGTACTCGACCGTCGCGGTGGAGTTCAAACAACCGCATAACACTCTTGGAAGGCTTCCGTTGGCCGTTCTTGTATTTCTCAGCAGTGCCGACAGAAATGCAGCACCATTCCGCTATCAGTTCGGCAGGGTAACCGTAGAAGGGCGTAAGTCGAGAAACGGGCCGCCGAGAGA
The DNA window shown above is from Woeseia oceani and carries:
- a CDS encoding META domain-containing protein, translated to MHQSIGPQALFNVVWQVEDIDRGGIVDSSHITMQMSSEGRIAGSTGCNQYFGTLTLGQTAFEVNGAGSTRRACAPAIMQQETRFLQALQDARRYKMDGDFVRLYDESGDERMRMIRTNEEPAS
- a CDS encoding alpha/beta hydrolase-fold protein, whose protein sequence is MLIKKMGVPDRIALVLFVLLASFAQADELRTLPVGSSQFTFSDWAGPDLEVRVYTPEKVKDSTPIVIVMHGASRTVDNYFTHWQLQGQTHGFVVVVPEFNAVDFSGSWRYNLGHVFDQDTGRLRPESQWTFSAIEPLFDQITAALGTDQAAYTLYGHSAGAQFVHRFLYYKPGARVARAIAANAGWYTLPDFDVAYPYGLDGAHIEGSVIREALGKDVILLLGDADIDTEQANLRKSPEAQQQGPHRYARGATMYDVAKSTAERFGVKFNWRKVDVPGAAHSNAQMTPAAAGLVD
- a CDS encoding SLC13 family permease, which translates into the protein MTNPQLLIFALLAAMMGLFLWGRLRHDVVALAALLTCVIVGLVPAEAAFSGFSHPAVITVACVLVLSQALRNTGAVNWLARTIVPRDGGRLVTMATLIGLGAALSGFMNNVGAMALLMPIAVQLSGRLGLTPGQILMPLAFGTILGGMTTLVGTPPNLIVSGFREQAGLGQFAMFDFAPVGVAVAAVGVIFVVTIGWRLVPARKSDIGDDFDTGAYLTEVRVPEDSKAIGMTLRAFESEIEDGGVQIVGLVRNEVRMTAPHGGRHVRAKDVLVLQADVDALAVALSVFGIKLEEEKALSESQDQTADNAPTDAPEIPGSSVGKSEAETQEADESDERGEEIVLRELVVLPGSTIVGRSGSDLQLRTRYGLNLLAVSREGHPPEARLRKLKLKSGDLLLTQGPAETIAEFINETGCVPLSERDLRIPDKRMAVISGAIMLGAIGIVALGLLPAAAGFALGVLASMLFRTLPLRQIYTAIDWPIIVLLATLIPVAGAMQTTGAADQLARFLVESVAQGNPIIALAVVLITTMFLSDVMNNAATAAILCPIALGIAATLGVNPDSFLMAVAIGASCAFLTPIGHQNNTLILGPGGFRFGDYWRLGLVVEVLVVAVSMPLLLIVWPL
- a CDS encoding endonuclease/exonuclease/phosphatase family protein, whose translation is MRIITWNVRHGGGDRARSFAEQLVSLSPDIAIITEYRNGPTGAHIKHVMERAGLFYFSDVSTPARLNTVLLCSRTPFEERQLDSLGDEAHRCSWVRVEGINILGFYFPQNREKANVFDAICGLDSGVLVEQSLLIGDFNTGRHFVDEREKTFHCTEYFDRLEGLGWIDTWRSRNETAREFSWFSNVGNGFRLDHAFASPRLNMRIESVGYNHEVRKAGLSDHSAMIVDVGKG